The Candidatus Manganitrophus noduliformans genome includes a window with the following:
- a CDS encoding cytochrome c has product MWVLSLIVFAGGVALFLEPAEASADEGESVGDPIAGEKLMRELDCYQCHGIGKEGGDVGPDLTNVRLRRSKEWLFQWLEDPSLTRPATGMPAFTWNSDQEIHDIIAYLDTLKTPVDREKILKEKDLAKAGELLVKAYDCRACHTIKTGGRDIYPNLTRIGEKLRPEWDKKFLKDPEAWDPYTFMPNFHLTDQEIEAIVAYILGPK; this is encoded by the coding sequence ATGTGGGTATTATCTCTAATCGTTTTCGCGGGCGGAGTCGCCCTTTTTCTGGAGCCGGCCGAAGCAAGCGCGGATGAAGGAGAGTCTGTCGGAGATCCGATTGCCGGTGAGAAGCTCATGAGAGAGCTCGACTGTTATCAATGTCACGGCATCGGGAAGGAAGGGGGGGATGTCGGCCCTGACCTGACCAATGTCCGGTTGCGGCGGTCCAAAGAATGGTTGTTCCAGTGGCTCGAAGATCCCTCTCTCACCCGTCCGGCCACCGGAATGCCCGCGTTTACCTGGAACTCGGATCAAGAGATCCATGATATCATCGCCTATCTCGATACGCTCAAGACGCCGGTTGACAGAGAAAAGATCCTCAAGGAAAAAGATCTTGCCAAGGCCGGCGAACTGTTGGTCAAAGCCTATGACTGCCGGGCCTGTCATACAATCAAAACCGGCGGGAGAGACATTTACCCCAATTTAACTCGGATCGGCGAGAAACTCCGTCCCGAATGGGACAAGAAGTTTCTCAAGGACCCCGAGGCCTGGGACCCTTACACCTTCATGCCGAACTTTCACCTGACCGATCAGGAAATCGAGGCGATTGTGGCCTATATCCTGGGTCCAAAATAA
- a CDS encoding DUF3179 domain-containing protein — protein MKNRSRGILLVIAAISLMGFDFSKHSIPLDEILSGGPEKDGIPAILRPKFVPADQAEFLKWDDRVLALESNGEAKAYPIKILNWHEIVNDEIGGRPILISYCPLCGTGMAFDPVIEGKRYTFGVSGLLYKSDVLMYDHQTESLWSQIQQEGVTGPLTGTRLRLLPLVHTTWRAWRADHPKTQVLSTDTGFTRDYTRDPYESYARSDRLMFPVGKGDDRLQPKAWVLGIDLDGIARAYPFSELERGPKSFTDVLGSKRVILSYDRPSRTARIRDQEGRELPAVVSYWFAWAAFHPKTEIYRHSPSRGGRP, from the coding sequence ATGAAGAACAGATCAAGAGGAATATTGTTGGTCATTGCCGCGATTTCCCTGATGGGGTTCGATTTTTCGAAACACAGCATCCCTTTGGATGAAATTTTATCCGGGGGACCGGAGAAGGATGGCATCCCTGCGATCCTAAGGCCGAAGTTTGTTCCTGCGGATCAGGCTGAATTTTTAAAGTGGGATGATCGGGTTCTCGCCCTCGAATCAAACGGCGAGGCGAAAGCCTACCCGATTAAGATCCTCAACTGGCACGAGATCGTCAACGATGAGATCGGCGGCCGACCGATCCTGATCAGTTACTGTCCTCTCTGCGGGACTGGGATGGCGTTCGATCCGGTGATCGAGGGAAAGCGTTACACCTTCGGCGTCTCCGGCCTTCTCTACAAGAGCGATGTGCTGATGTACGATCATCAGACCGAAAGCCTCTGGTCGCAGATACAACAAGAGGGAGTGACCGGCCCGCTTACCGGGACCCGTCTGAGGCTGCTCCCTTTGGTCCATACCACCTGGCGAGCCTGGCGGGCCGATCATCCGAAGACGCAGGTCCTCTCGACCGATACCGGCTTCACGCGGGACTACACGCGCGATCCGTATGAATCGTATGCCCGGTCGGATCGCCTGATGTTCCCGGTTGGAAAGGGGGATGATCGCCTTCAGCCAAAAGCGTGGGTCCTTGGGATCGATCTCGACGGGATCGCCCGCGCTTACCCCTTCTCGGAACTGGAGCGGGGTCCGAAATCTTTTACAGACGTCCTCGGATCGAAGCGGGTGATCCTCTCGTATGATCGCCCCTCCCGGACCGCACGGATTCGGGACCAAGAGGGACGGGAACTTCCGGCGGTGGTTTCCTATTGGTTTGCCTGGGCGGCCTTTCATCCAAAAACGGAGATCTATCGGCACTCCCCGTCGCGGGGAGGGAGACCATGA
- a CDS encoding HD domain-containing phosphohydrolase, which translates to MIVGFHPLRGFKMPSEKQINQAYLDTLNLLSNLIEGRDPYTAGHTWRVSRYAVAMARQLGWDQKKLSAIELGALFHDLGKIGTQDQILGKVGPLLEEEFKQIKVHPIEGRRLLQGIEMLRPAIVAIYAHHERYDGSGYPEGLRGKAIPAEGRLVAVADVFDALTSNRPYRRPGPVDEALDYLEAHKRIHFDPEMVDAFCSAWREGALEKTVLHSEGHIPLLECPAHGPTIAVSPSASQGDEIFCPVCKTRFVLVRTEEGWQAKLV; encoded by the coding sequence GTGATCGTTGGATTCCACCCGCTGCGCGGTTTTAAGATGCCTTCTGAAAAACAGATCAACCAGGCCTATCTCGATACCCTCAATCTCCTCTCCAACCTGATCGAGGGGAGGGACCCCTACACCGCCGGCCACACCTGGCGGGTCTCCCGATATGCCGTCGCGATGGCGCGCCAGCTCGGCTGGGATCAGAAGAAGCTCTCCGCGATCGAATTGGGGGCCCTCTTTCATGATCTGGGAAAAATTGGGACTCAAGACCAGATTCTGGGAAAAGTCGGACCGCTCTTGGAAGAGGAGTTCAAGCAGATCAAGGTCCATCCGATTGAGGGAAGGCGGCTTCTTCAGGGAATCGAAATGCTCCGCCCGGCGATCGTGGCGATCTACGCTCACCATGAACGGTATGATGGCAGCGGTTATCCGGAGGGTCTCAGGGGAAAAGCGATTCCTGCGGAGGGACGGCTGGTTGCCGTGGCCGACGTCTTCGACGCGCTAACGAGCAATCGGCCCTATCGCCGCCCCGGGCCTGTTGACGAGGCGCTCGACTATCTGGAGGCCCATAAGAGAATCCATTTTGATCCGGAGATGGTTGACGCCTTCTGTTCTGCCTGGCGGGAGGGAGCGCTTGAAAAAACGGTCCTCCATAGCGAGGGGCATATCCCTCTCCTCGAATGTCCTGCGCACGGTCCGACCATCGCCGTCAGCCCCAGCGCCTCGCAAGGGGACGAAATCTTCTGTCCCGTCTGCAAGACCCGGTTTGTACTTGTTCGGACCGAAGAAGGATGGCAGGCCAAATTGGTTTAA
- a CDS encoding WD40/YVTN/BNR-like repeat-containing protein → MKRWEIPLVISFLLQALALFSCSVRTDSNSKESGWILQSSGTTANLSGVAFVNNQKGWVAGEKGTILHTEDGGKTWIRQESPTRDDLFSVDFIDERTGWAGGARKALLRTEDGGRSWSKQPQEGDQTILDLDFIDPEHGWVVGTFQDVQKTSTGGSQWETQSTASTFNWTSVFFLGPQVGWATSMRGDIIRTVDGGKRWIGQIRIIHPLAKIHFVDAEHGWAAGAGGTVLTTVDGGKNWTPRISGTTKDLWGLAFVDQAVGWAVGEGGLILLTTDGGRRWRQEASGTVEDLWNVTFSDAAHGWAVGHGGTILRYVR, encoded by the coding sequence ATGAAGCGATGGGAGATCCCACTCGTCATATCTTTTCTGCTCCAGGCCTTGGCTTTATTTTCCTGCTCTGTTCGAACCGATTCCAATTCCAAAGAGAGCGGATGGATCCTTCAGTCGAGCGGGACAACGGCCAATCTCAGCGGCGTGGCTTTCGTCAACAATCAGAAAGGGTGGGTGGCGGGGGAAAAGGGAACGATCCTGCATACCGAGGATGGAGGAAAGACCTGGATACGGCAGGAGAGCCCGACGCGGGATGATCTCTTTTCGGTCGATTTTATCGACGAACGAACGGGATGGGCCGGCGGGGCCCGAAAGGCTCTTCTTCGCACCGAGGATGGGGGCCGTTCCTGGTCGAAGCAGCCGCAAGAGGGCGATCAAACCATTTTGGATCTTGATTTTATCGATCCGGAGCATGGGTGGGTCGTCGGGACCTTTCAAGATGTACAGAAGACAAGCACAGGGGGATCTCAGTGGGAGACACAGTCGACCGCATCGACCTTCAACTGGACCAGTGTCTTCTTCCTGGGTCCGCAGGTCGGTTGGGCAACCAGTATGCGAGGAGACATCATCCGCACGGTCGATGGAGGGAAACGCTGGATCGGCCAGATCAGGATCATTCACCCGCTGGCCAAGATTCATTTTGTCGATGCGGAGCATGGATGGGCGGCCGGCGCGGGAGGAACGGTGTTGACGACGGTGGATGGCGGGAAAAACTGGACTCCACGAATTTCCGGGACGACAAAGGACCTCTGGGGCCTTGCCTTTGTAGATCAGGCGGTCGGCTGGGCGGTGGGAGAGGGAGGATTGATACTCCTTACGACCGATGGGGGGCGCCGATGGCGACAAGAAGCGAGCGGAACCGTTGAAGATCTTTGGAATGTCACCTTTTCCGATGCCGCCCACGGTTGGGCCGTGGGGCATGGGGGAACGATTCTCCGATATGTCCGGTAA
- a CDS encoding sigma 54-interacting transcriptional regulator, with protein sequence MNLKERLEGCEDRYRTLLEINNAIVSNLHKDRLFKVIAEQIKKVFPFDRAGITLYDPARDCFRIYVLETTVSPLHLTWETEIPHSGSAIGWVLDQRRYHLRSDLAKERLFFEDDFFYREGLRSILNLPLITRGEVIGTLNLAGKSPAGYSEEVIELLSLIADQIAIAMDNARAYEEIRQLKDRLDQENVYLQDEIKTEYNFEEIVGKSQALKKVLRGVEKVAGTDSSVLIFGETGTGKELIARAIHDLSKRKNRPLIKVNCAALATGLIESELFGHEKGSFTGALSRKIGRFELADGGTLFLDEIGDLPPEVQAKLLRVLQEHELERVGGTQTLKVDVRLIAATNRDLEKAVSEKTFRADLYYRLNVFPIALPPLRGRKEDIPLLTEYFIHKYAMKMGKRIEKIRQETMNRLISYPWPGNIRELENVIERAVILSKGPTLEIEDALLPPSDLPHRNEKGLLPLEEVEREHILKTLEATRWVIEGPKGAAGILGLHPNTLRSRLQKLGIKRNPHGIS encoded by the coding sequence ATGAATCTCAAAGAACGGTTAGAAGGATGCGAGGATCGCTACCGGACCCTTCTGGAAATCAATAACGCAATCGTCTCCAATCTGCATAAAGACCGCTTATTCAAAGTCATCGCCGAGCAGATTAAAAAAGTCTTCCCTTTTGACCGGGCCGGAATTACCTTGTATGATCCGGCCCGGGATTGTTTTCGGATCTATGTCCTGGAGACCACTGTTTCTCCTTTGCATCTCACATGGGAAACGGAGATCCCCCATTCAGGGAGCGCGATCGGATGGGTCTTGGATCAGCGGCGGTACCATCTCCGATCGGACCTTGCCAAGGAACGCCTCTTTTTTGAAGATGATTTTTTTTATAGGGAAGGGCTCCGGTCGATTTTGAATCTCCCGCTAATCACTCGGGGAGAGGTGATCGGGACCTTGAATCTGGCCGGCAAGAGCCCGGCCGGATACTCGGAGGAGGTAATCGAACTCTTATCCCTCATTGCGGATCAGATCGCCATTGCGATGGACAACGCCAGAGCCTATGAAGAGATCAGGCAATTAAAAGATCGGCTCGATCAGGAGAATGTCTATCTTCAGGACGAGATCAAGACCGAATATAACTTCGAGGAGATCGTTGGAAAGAGCCAGGCCCTCAAGAAAGTTTTAAGAGGGGTGGAGAAGGTGGCCGGCACCGATTCCTCGGTTTTGATCTTTGGGGAGACAGGGACCGGAAAGGAGCTGATCGCACGGGCCATTCACGATCTGAGCAAGCGAAAGAACAGGCCGCTCATCAAGGTGAATTGCGCGGCGCTCGCAACGGGGCTGATCGAGAGCGAGCTATTCGGCCATGAGAAAGGCTCCTTCACCGGAGCCCTCTCTCGAAAGATAGGCCGATTTGAGCTGGCCGATGGGGGGACCCTTTTTCTGGATGAAATCGGGGATCTCCCGCCGGAGGTCCAGGCGAAGCTTCTAAGAGTGTTACAAGAACATGAATTGGAAAGGGTGGGCGGAACGCAGACCCTCAAAGTCGATGTCCGCTTGATCGCCGCCACGAACCGGGACCTGGAAAAGGCGGTTTCAGAAAAAACCTTCAGAGCGGACCTCTACTATCGCCTCAATGTTTTTCCGATCGCCCTCCCTCCGCTGCGGGGGAGAAAAGAAGATATTCCATTGCTGACCGAGTACTTTATCCACAAATACGCGATGAAGATGGGCAAGCGGATTGAGAAAATCCGTCAAGAGACGATGAATCGGCTGATCTCATATCCTTGGCCCGGAAATATCCGCGAGCTTGAGAATGTGATTGAGCGGGCCGTGATTTTATCGAAAGGACCTACCTTAGAGATAGAAGACGCGCTCTTGCCCCCCTCCGATTTACCTCATCGGAATGAAAAGGGCCTCCTTCCCCTCGAGGAGGTCGAGCGGGAGCATATTCTCAAGACACTGGAGGCGACCCGGTGGGTGATCGAAGGACCGAAAGGGGCTGCCGGAATTCTCGGCCTCCATCCTAATACCCTCCGCAGCCGACTCCAGAAATTGGGAATCAAGCGGAACCCCCACGGCATTTCGTAG
- a CDS encoding NmrA/HSCARG family protein — protein MTEEKTIAVVGATGAQGGGLVRAILSHKDGQFAVRALTRKVDSEKAKALKAQGSEVVAADLDDVEALKRAFAGAYGAFCVTNFWEHFSPERETAQASNIAKAAKETGLQHVIWSTLEDTRNWVPLSDNRIPTLMGKYKVPHFDGKGEADQAFTDLGVPTTFLLTSFYWDNFISFGMGPKKGPDGKLAITLPMGGKRLPGIAAEDIGKCALEIFKRGSEFIGKRVGISGDQLTGAQMAAAFTRALGQEVRYNEVSPEAYRSFGFPGADDLGNMFQFKRDFNDDFCAIRDPRVARLLNPELQSFEQWLAKNKSRIPIG, from the coding sequence ATGACTGAAGAAAAGACGATCGCTGTTGTGGGCGCCACCGGCGCGCAGGGGGGCGGACTTGTCCGCGCCATCTTGAGCCACAAAGACGGTCAATTTGCCGTACGCGCGCTGACCCGAAAGGTCGACTCCGAAAAGGCGAAGGCGCTCAAAGCGCAAGGTTCCGAAGTCGTCGCGGCGGATCTCGACGATGTCGAGGCCCTCAAGCGGGCGTTCGCCGGAGCCTATGGGGCGTTCTGCGTCACCAACTTCTGGGAGCACTTCTCCCCAGAGAGGGAAACGGCGCAGGCGTCGAACATTGCCAAGGCGGCGAAGGAGACCGGTCTCCAGCATGTCATCTGGTCGACCCTCGAAGACACCCGCAATTGGGTGCCGCTTTCCGACAACCGGATTCCGACGCTGATGGGAAAGTACAAGGTGCCGCACTTCGACGGCAAAGGAGAGGCCGATCAGGCCTTCACCGACCTCGGCGTACCGACGACGTTTCTTTTGACCTCGTTCTACTGGGACAACTTCATCTCTTTCGGGATGGGTCCGAAGAAGGGACCGGACGGAAAGCTGGCGATCACACTCCCGATGGGCGGCAAGAGACTTCCCGGCATCGCCGCCGAGGACATCGGCAAGTGCGCGCTCGAGATCTTCAAGCGAGGCTCGGAGTTCATCGGGAAGAGGGTCGGGATTTCCGGGGACCAGTTGACCGGGGCGCAGATGGCCGCCGCGTTTACCCGGGCGCTCGGTCAGGAGGTCCGCTACAACGAGGTGTCGCCCGAGGCCTACCGCAGCTTCGGCTTCCCAGGGGCCGACGATCTCGGGAACATGTTCCAGTTCAAGCGCGATTTCAATGACGACTTCTGCGCGATCCGAGATCCGAGGGTCGCCCGGTTGCTCAACCCGGAGCTGCAGAGCTTCGAGCAGTGGCTCGCCAAGAATAAGAGCCGAATTCCGATCGGGTAA
- a CDS encoding cytochrome c peroxidase has translation MKRTLFFTMLGGISLLIINACSSMGNMDAMGGQESMGSKMSGGEMMASGGSYLLPPDKVMAMQKMMMSMEPDTLEAGIKRGEKLFNDEKLGDNKSRKSCSTCHENGGTVGGAAEMEWKGMKMKVNIPTLRGAAAHFPKPMGPMKALVDLAGMNNMCIMTFLKGAPIDKNSQQSVDLVAYITDFSKGKSLEPGKEKIVPRPVPGAM, from the coding sequence ATGAAGCGGACATTATTTTTTACGATGCTGGGCGGGATTTCCCTGTTGATCATCAATGCGTGTTCGTCGATGGGGAATATGGATGCGATGGGGGGACAAGAAAGTATGGGCTCAAAGATGAGCGGAGGAGAGATGATGGCTTCAGGAGGCTCCTATCTCCTGCCGCCGGACAAGGTCATGGCCATGCAAAAGATGATGATGTCGATGGAGCCCGACACGCTTGAGGCCGGCATCAAGCGGGGCGAGAAGTTGTTTAACGACGAGAAGCTCGGCGACAATAAGAGCCGCAAAAGTTGCTCAACCTGCCACGAAAATGGGGGGACCGTCGGGGGAGCGGCCGAGATGGAGTGGAAAGGGATGAAGATGAAGGTGAATATCCCCACCCTCCGAGGGGCCGCCGCCCATTTTCCCAAACCGATGGGCCCGATGAAGGCGCTGGTCGACCTGGCCGGCATGAACAACATGTGCATTATGACCTTTCTGAAGGGGGCTCCGATCGACAAGAACAGCCAGCAATCGGTCGATCTTGTCGCATACATTACTGACTTTAGCAAGGGGAAAAGTCTGGAGCCTGGGAAAGAGAAGATTGTTCCTCGTCCGGTGCCGGGCGCCATGTAA